DNA sequence from the Thunnus albacares chromosome 22, fThuAlb1.1, whole genome shotgun sequence genome:
ttagcgTAATTGTGCTAACAGAGGAGGTATTGTAATCAAGGAAGATTAAACTTCCTGAAACATTTCAACCATAGTCCGACTCATTGCAAGTCCCcgagccggggagagcagcagatgagccaactgtcaatcacaactgtcaatcaatgcccacacggcagacataGAGACAGAGCGCAATGCCAGAGGAGAAAACAATCAGCGCCATAATATGTAAGCAAACGCTAAAACCCTAAAAAATGCCTGTAGCTagctaaaaacattatttttagcTAGAAAACTACGATTTCAGCATGtcaaaggattattttagcACCCTACGTctaccagagaggaaaaggtagTTTATAGCATATGCTGAAACCCGTTACAGTGCATATGCTAAGATGCAATACACGAAAGATAGCACAACTGTATAGCAAACTCCACTACATAACAGGCTGGCATGACACTTCTCACAGCTGATAGGGCGACTAGAGTTTGTAGACATAGGTGGGAAATTACACACAAGACATGCAATCATTTCCAATATAGGCTATTTTTATAGTTAGCGTTTCAGCTGAATGCAGGTTAGTTATTCTGTGATTTAAGCATGCATTACAAACACTACATTCCTTTCAATGTTTTTACTTCCAACCGGCATGATCTCTGTGACTAGCAGCGTAtccaggtatatgtgtcatttttatggaGGGTTTTTGAGCTGCAGGCTGTCTGTGCAGCTCAGGTGGGGTCTGTGTCTTCCATCGCACAGCACACAGCCCTGTAACGTTATCCACTTTTATCTTCTTAAAGGCTCATATTTTCGGTTAAGCAGCTTGTAAAAATTTACTCCCTGGGTTCTTTACCCTGTTGGTAGTGCATTccaccacacagcagcttttatttctctgttgtcTGCTAACAGACAGTAGTGACAGGGAGGTAcctaaacacaacacaaagtcaATGGAGAGCGATGAATTGCTTTTTCCCTCTCGGATGGGCAGGACTCAACTGTGCTCTAAGCTACTGAGTCTTAAAATCTCATTAAGGGAGCAATAACTTGACCActagcacacttattagagggcctgaatttgaagattgagaccataatgactcattgaaaaaacaTTACTGACTTAGTATTTCCAGAGAAGTTGACGCTATTTGAATGGGAGGCCGTTGAAGCCAACATTAGCATTGCATCttaaggtacttctgcattggccTCGGCCTCAAGTCATGGTAGTTGCCGCTTGAggatatatttttcttattgtcaacaaatctcaagtGCAGAGTGAAACCAACAATAAATATCTCCTACTTATGAACTTACTAAGAATTGTTTGTGTATctaagtctgatatatcttattcctctgtgcagtagagcttaaaaacacatcaatgagtcaacTGGGTTACATGCTCcttcaacacacacaaccacacaccgtcctgctgccagaaatactcagtagagcaccaaatgtgaatctgccactgaaaatagtcccccaCAAATGCACTATTGCCTCCTGTTTGActgacatttgttaaaaactTCAGTAACCagatgttttaggaaattagagccttttcttaacaatgaaactatatatttgtcaGCTGCTTTCAAATGTTAAGTCCTCAGAAGGAACCAATGTCCAAATACAATCTTCCTTCTTATCAGAAGAGTGCAATAAATACATTCACATCACAGTAAATCCAGATCTTTCTCAGCGATGTCTTCTCTCCATCTCACttgatcctcctcctcctcctcctcctccaccgctGGCTGCCTTTTTCACCTGAGGCGAATAACTCAGAGTGTCAACATAATCACAACTCAAACACCACGTGTCACTTTCTGCTGCACAGTGGAAATCATCACTGCTTCCCCCACAGTGAACACTGCTGCTGGCATTTTAACATTACAGTCACATTAGGCCGTGTACTATTGGTTTAGTACATCAAAGCTAATTCACTTTTACACAGTGGTTCTATAAGCAGATTTACTGTAACTTTACATGAGTATTGCATCAGCCTTCTTTGTTGGACTGCTTTAGATGCTGTTAACACATACTTCATACTTTCATGATATACCGCAtatcataatgttttattgcGTTTTCAAGGGACACATACAAATTTACCCAAAACTACAAATCTAAATACAATTGTAATTTCTTAAAGAACATAACAAATTGGTTGTAATAGCTACTAgaggaggtaaagaaaaaaggatTGGACAGTAacaattgaaataaaatgtaaactataAGACTGGTGAGATGTGCTTGTTAATGTTTAGTTCGGTCAGAAACACATCAAGAATTCAACCATTTATAGCAAATAGTTACACAGTTATATTTGGCTGAAAAGGCTCTGCTGTTTGAGGGAGCTCTCAAAGAATCAGAGCACTGACAAGGATTCTGCTTGGAGCTAATCCCCcccaaaataaaatgatgtttgCTCTCTGCTTTATAAGAATTAGCAgtaaaacccccaaaacaacaGTGATTCACCATCCTGAATCTATGCAACATGTCGCAATTTACTCTGAATGTTAGCAAAGCCCCTCTCATCTCTGATGTCACTCAATAACATTGATTACTCTCAGACAAACATTCTACAAGATACATCTAGTATCTTGATGCAAGGGAAATATTATACAACTAAATAGACTATGTAGAGAAACACATGTTTCTCTTGTGCGAGCAAGGCATCCTCTTTTCTCAAAGCTAGCCAAATTAGCAATGAGTTTAGCAATAGATTCCATTATGATACAAACAGTTATGAACCAAGTTGAGTAAAGTATTCTCTAGCGGTCAGCTCAGCACACATGAGCTAATAGAAACCCCTGAAACAATGTCAAACCACCAGGGGAAATAAGCCTGAAGCCCATACAGGGGGATACGAATTATCATTTGGCAGCAAGGCTAGCACACATGCCAGACAACATCACTTGAAATAAGCTCAACTGCTGCGTGAACTTTTGATTGAActtctgaattttttttattcatattgtaAATGAATACACAGAGATTCTGCAGTACTGAGCAGCCAGCAGCACAACCCTTGCAAGCATGTGGCAGCTATAAGTGCCAATAATTCATCTCCATCACTAATTGAATGTAGCAGCGTAGCTAAACTGAGCACATAACCAACAACAAAGCATCATAGCTAGTCACAGCCATGTCATAGCTATGATGACAGTGAGGAGTGCCAAATCAAACACTGTCGTTGAAGTCAGCAAGTTAACATACAGTTAAGAAAATAAACTAAGaactaaacaacagaaaatttaAGGTTTGAGTTTGATTTCTGGTTGTTTTAGTTTGgaatttctgtctctgtgtgtgtgttaggccTGGACACATGGTTATAGGTgctattttttatttctctttctcacttcaGCTTCAGTCATAGCAGTGCAACATTTAATGCTCCACCCACTGTTTATCTCTTTTATCCATGTCCTCCTGATTGATTGTTTCTCAGATGTTCATTTTTATAGATGACTGTTATCAAGCTCTGGATTACAGAGCTTTAGCTTTCGTTTTTGGTTTCTAAACCCAACTTGAAAAAGGCTGCATCTTTGCAATTTTAATAAAGATTAAAAGCAGggaatttaatttttataaattgtataatatatgttaatgtgttatgttgttatgtattatattaatatattactATATGTTGCATTAGTTTTTTATTATGAATAGAACAACAtgtacaataccagtcaaaagtttggacacatcttcccattcacttgaatgagaaagtgaagtgtgtccaaacttttgactggtgctgtacatGCAACATATTTCCAACTAAAACTGAGCGATATAATCAGAGAAtagaaaaagatggaaaaaataaataaataagatcaaaCTAGgttaaactaaaataatatcTAATGTGCATATACcatatttaacaaaaacaatatagaTTTACATTACCTTCTTGTTTTTAACATACTGAGGTGCCATATTCAAGTAGTACTTTGCAaaattctatttatttttccatatgTTGAATTTCTtcattaacaaaaaacaaatcaaaaccaaGAAAAGTGTATTTATACTTTAGTTGAATCACTGGGTCAGTTTTTCTCCTTATAAAAGGCTCCATCCAGACTGTTTTGTGTGAATACAAGGAAAGAACAGATGGTAAGCAGGTTTTTTTCTCTAATccacagaaacaacaaagacaTTCACTGTCCAGTCAAAATCACTCCAACACATGTTTCTCTGGATAAACACTATGCAGTTCAAAATTCCTAGACACATATTATTACTTACTTTATTGCCAAGATATGTTATTTATTACCTTATCTCATGTCATTTCAATTCTCCATAAAAGTATGCCCGAAACCATTTCCCTGGGGGAAGAGatatatatcatatttctgATACatgaatgatttttatttttgtgtcacaCCACTTCAATGGTCCGTCCCACATGGGATTAGAAGGCACATAGTAATAGGCCTACCAGATGCAGACTTAAGACACCACACCTCAGACAGAGACCCTTACCTTTTGAGCAGACTGAACTTCCAATAATTTTGTGTACTAAATTCACTTTTGATTAATGAGTTTGACCATATATACGTATTTGTCTTTCAGTGTCTGGGTTTTAGAACATGGTTGTTATTGATTGTCATCAATTAACTTTCATAACTTGAATAAATTTTCCCCTTTGTTCTCTTAAATTGTCTTATAAATGTAAGTCTTAACCTTTTAAATGCTTATCTTGCTTTCTCCTCTTTGCCTACATGTTATCCGGTTGTGTCTGTAGTTTAGATAATtccaaaaatatcttttttgtcatcatttcaagtattttttatttatttattttatttattttttgttttagcttttttttatatgaaattaattaattgagatTTGTTTATAAAGTATTATTATGTGGTATCAGCATGATGTATTATCATCGCCATTCAATTTCATTCACTAATGATCGGTTCAAAGTTCACGATGAATGTGAAACTGCGCATGCGTATATTATCATGGTGGCACTGGCTGTACCAGCTGGGGAAGTTGTGAAATTTAACATAGTAAAGTTTTAATAATAGACATGGGTTGTTAACCCTGGAATTTGTATAGGTGTTAAACTCTCCACAGAGAAACAGGAGGGAGATCATGACCGCTAACGAGGATCAAGAggtatgaatgaataatgatgCAGTAGGAGgctagctgctgttagctgctaaCTAGCGTGACTGCTGTAACTCTGCTGAGCTCAGCTGACGGCTTTCCTGTCCCTTACACAGCAAAACAAGTCAACATGGCAGCTTTTATTCAGTGTGCAAGAGGTCTGTCTAGCTAATAAAGCACTCAGACCAGAGTGTCAAACGTATTTCTAGCTGCTGTTAAACCCTAAAACATGCCGTTCATTACGGAGTAAACGTCACGCCAAACTCCGTTCAAAAGTCAAccaaatgaatgtgttttttactTATATAGAGGGATGGGGCCGCATAAACCGTAACTCAAGACATTATCGGAATACAAGACGTCCATTAATTAATTCGGTGTATAAGTGAACATCGATTGGCAACGATTCAGTCAATAATATCGTTATTTTTCCTCGTAGTCATCCACTAAGATTAGACTCACGTCAGTCAGTCGTATCAAGCGGCTTTAGCAAGTTGAGTTAAATTTAGTATAGGTCAAGGCTGCCCCGTGGATTATATGTATGCCGAATTTAAGAACTACTCAAAAGTCCTCACTTTCCAGAAATGGTTCTGACTCATGTCTCTTAATTACTTAACATTTCCAAGTTTAATGTGCCTTATTTGTGAATGACGTTTGGCGACCGGAAGGTGTCAGGACAAGATGCTGCTTGTATCTCACTAACCTCCAGTCACTGCTGATCCTCTGCTGTCATGTTTATCAGATGGAGTTGGAGGCTCTGCGTTCCATCTACGAGGGCGATGAGTGTTTCAAAGAACTCAGTccagtttcatttcagtttcgGGTTAGTACTGGAAAGGAAAGGGAGATGCTGTTTCACTTATACTTTAAGACCTTGATCAAACTGGTAGGTTTGGTGCAAGGAACTTGTCTTAACTTCTTCTTGAATATTAAACAACAGATAGGAGACCTGGAGGACTCCAAAGCGTTCATCCTGGACTTCTCGTGGCCAGAGACTTACCCCGAGACAGCCCCACAAGTCACCCTTGATGCCTTTTTTAACAACAGGATGTAAGTTGCAATCACAGTGCTATACTCCAGATAATAACCACCTTGTGTTAATTTACATTTGAAGCACTGATGGTAGATTAGAAGATGACTGCTCAAACTGAAACCACTTCTAAACTGTACTGTACAACTATAAAAAAGAGTTTACAGATATAGTTTTAAGCAGTGTCAATACTGTCATCTGCTGTCACCCCAATGCATTCAAATGTAGGAAATTTggtttaaagccactatgtatGGATATTTATATGTGAgtatatcttttttctttcaaaatattttgataGGCTACGTTTTAGTTTGTTGAAAAAATTAGGCAATCAAGGTGAAAATGAATGATTTGAGAAATTCTGAGGTCATCAGTCCCCCAAAACAAGCTCCACCCCCTTAGAAAAGTTTGACCAGACACCAAAAAGAAGGTTTTTAGAATATGTTTGACTATTTAGATATTgtatttaactgtttatttagatttctgtgaactgtaTTTCTCAACATGAAATTCTGGGGAAAAATTAACTGAATTCTGAACTTATCTATGGGTGAAAAAGCTATCAAATTGAAATATAAAGAGTCTTTAAATACTTGACGCAGCCTCTAAAATACCCAACACGTGTATGTTctcaaattgtaaaaaaaaattgctgtctgcctgtctctttTTTGACCACTTGGAATTTTTTCTCAAATTATAGACTTTAGCCTGAATGTCTACAAATCTTTTCCTTGAGTGTGTGAGCACAGTATGATAcagttgttgtatttatttttctttctgttaatTTAATGGCAGCTCTTCAGAGACCAAGCAGCTGATCCTGTCTAAGCTGGAGGAGCAGGTGGAGGCTAACCTAGGCACTGCGATGATGTACACCCTGTTTGAGTGGGCAAAAGAGAATCAGGAAACCCTGATGGAGAACCACAAGCCTGTAGTGACAGCCGTGGTCAGTACATTTCACCACtctgactgtatttttttttaccatttttggTATGAAGCACTgactgctgtggtgtttctttACTATAACATCCTCTCCTGACCCTTGATGCTCTTTATAATCTTAATGATCAACTCAAAAGCTTGAGGCGAGGCTAAGGGCAGAACTTGTTATGTAGACCTTGTCATGGTTATTTCTTGCTGTTGCAGACTTTGACATCCAACAGTGAGGTCATGACCACTCCCTCTACAGccaagaagaaggagaagaaggagcagCTAACTAAAGCTCAGAAGAGGAGGATCATCAACAGAACAGGTATGTCTGTCCATTCTAGTGAAAGTGCCGTGAGGAGTCATTAAACCCAGCAGGAATTACTCGCCAGCTTCTGATATAAATCCTCAAACTCCACAATTTatgtcatcataaaaaaatTAAGAATTTCATAAATATCAGAAGCACACGATACTTCTGTGTACTTCTAAGTGGAATTTTGGCCAGGCATCACTAGGTAACACTAATACCACATTAGGAAGAGATAACATTGTGTGGGGTGGTGGCTCACCGTCAGCCTGGTGTGGGCAGATCACTGGGTTTTAGCGGTCCCTGGTCGGCCCTCTGCCAACATGCTGCTCAGAATGTGATAGAAACATGAGGATATAAAAGAGATTTATGAAAGTCAAATAGATTTCATGGAGCAGAAGCTTGTGGCTGTcacttttttcctgtttttttccaaagtaTCAGTTTGTTCTTGGAGCAGCTGATAACATAATCAAGATATGTTAATGACTGTGAAGTTCGGTTTTCATACTCATTATCTGAAAAACGCAGCAGTAAAGTAGACGGTATTTGTAGTTAAAAGGTTGAAATAAGCAAAGACAGTGTTTGAAAATTTTGGATCCAATCCAAAACTTGCATCGACCAGAAAGGGACCCATGAATGATTAGATCTGATTCATGATGAATCACCAATTAACAAGCAGCTGAGGTTTTGCTGCACTTCACAGTTCACACTGTCCTTTGAAGATGATGATGCACCATGTGATCAGAGTGAGGGCCAGATTTACTAAGAAAATAATGTTGCGCATATGTGCACAACGGTTTTCATTGAAGATGTGTCTGCAATCTGTGTGTTCAGCAGATTAATAAAGCTGAATTcaagatgaataaaaacacactaaGACAGCAGCTCATTACACAGTCTGCCCTCCAggggtggggggaaaaaaaaattgattctTAGATGCATCGTGATGCAGACGTGGACAATTCTGCATCGATTCTAAATGGTAGTTTATAATGTGATGTTGATGGAACGAAAAAGTGGAACTCAACTGTGAAGGCATTGCACCACCCAGACAGTCTACAAGAGCGCACACACTAGAGTTCATCttcacaaacagcagcagttgcAAGCATGTTTTGATATAATAACCAAATAATTATCTATAATGTGAAGTATGTAGTATTGCGAACTTTCTAcgccgtcactcagagactaaagcagctccagcagtaacaaacgagaccagctgaccaacacaaaCTGCAACATTAAACAACTCAAACCatctctgaggtgaagaaaataactcagtgctcagtctgtttcatctCAAAAACCCTGCAGCCACTCAGCATCTTGGACAACAATGTCTCTCCCCGGAGCTAATAGCACatcagagaggctgctctccactgctggagacatgacgttaataacaacacagcagagcactccACCTGCCCCTcacatacaggcaggagactggAAGATACTTTCAAGttaatacattaattaattaatgcaggtaactttttataataaaaaggctgcggaccatttatcttatctgccagttatgtttcacattgtatttcagtggactaaggacaTCACTCTGTCACCACCTCTGTCATATTTACACCAGTTTAAATTAGAGCTGTGACAATTTTTTGACTAATTGATAAACAGgtaatgaatcagcaactattttgataatcaattaatcagttttcaagcaaaaatgccaaaaattcacaggttccagcttcttaaacgtGAAGATCTGCTGATTTACTTTgacaaatatgacaataaactccatgtctttgggtttttggatggttgatcggacaaaacaagacatttgaatacatttcatTGAACTGTGGGAGATTataatttagcatttttcattattttctgacaattcatagaataaatgattaatctagaaaataatacagattaatcaattataaaaaataatcattaaacaCATTACATTAAATCCATCCATTTAAACTATAACAATGTTTCTGTCCCAATTTATAGGTTACAACCTAATATAATTTTTAGGTTTgtcttaaaatgaaattatatgtTGCATTAAAATTTACCATAAAGTCtgaagttaagttaagttatgATCACAGATTAGCTTCAACGTCAGTAGTGATTCTATGATGTGGACAGATGACAGTATGATTTCTGTTTACAGATCACAAAGGGGAACTGCCAAGAGGTTGGAACTGGGTTGACGTTATCAAAGTAGGTGCATTTTACCTTTCCTCCACAAGATGGTGCACCTAATCATCTTTTTAACGATGAGCCAGCAGTGATGTTCATCATTAACCTTTcaatgttcttttcttttttctccctcgTCATCGCTGTGTGATGTGACCATCTAGCATGTAAGTGAAAACCACCTGAATCACACTTGATACAAAACCTTTAATATATAACCACCTGTAAttgtttcctgctgtttttctgttacAGCTCAGtaaaacaggaggaaaagatGACGACTAGGCCTGTGGGCAGCGACCTTGTGCTACTTTCTACAAGAACATGCAGTGACGCGTGAACTAACTGCAGCCTGTTGATGCTGCTGCTCCTGTCCTGATGCCTTCACATCCAACCTCACCAACATGTCACACTCAGTATGGCTGCTTCTACCTAGACAATCAAAGCAGGCCGCTGGGTAATAGTGGAGTTCAGGACACGCACACACTTCCAGCTAAACTGTGTTTTTGAGCTGGGAATCCACAAGAATTGAGtgttttttctgtatgtgtttgtgatgtttgtggAAAGCAGCAAGGTGAACACAGCCTCCAGGTTCTGTTCATCGTACAAAGTCAGCACTCAGATATTCTGCTCCATCCTCCACCAGGGAGGACGTACCTGCTGTCACTGCCACGTTTTGAGTCTCTGAGATTAGGCCCAGCTGCCAGGCGCTGGAGACATAAATGTTGGATTGTGGTTATAAATGGATGTGTCAAATAAGCATCCTGCTGTTACTCGCAGGTATCATGTGACTTTGTGAAAATAGAGAAAttttaataacacaaaatgTTACTCCATTCACCAATTTCTTATTttgacaagttttttttcttccctatGAACTGAGAAACGTAaaaattttatatttaaataaaaccatATTTGGTCTACTGCTGGTCTAAGAATGTGATTTACCATGCATTTGATCAACTGTGTGAGTTCAGTCTAACAGAGTGCTTGATGGCAGTTTACTGTGTGGACATAATCAGACATTGGACCAAAAAATGACTCACTATCCCCCTACTAACTTTTTCTACAGTTGTCAACCAAATcttgcagtcttcttcagctACCTCAATGGCAACAGAGAAAACCCCACTCACCGAGGAAGACTGCAAGATTTGATTGAAATCTGTGGAAAAGCTAGTAAGAGAACTTTGAGACTTTTTTGTGTCACTTGACTGTTTCATGCTCAAGCACTGAAGTGTGTAATCAGttcctttatttatatatagtagTTCTTCTAGGCCACATTAAGGTTCAGCCTACTGGTTCTGCTCCAACTTTCAAGTTACCAGAATGTACCTGAGTCAGGGAGGAAGTCAGGATACTTTgccttaaaaaataaaactccCAACACTTGATACTTTGGCAAAGTGTGcaaactcaaaacaattaaacttCATGTGGTTTATCTCTGAGGCTTCACAACAGATCCAACAACAACCTTTCAGATGAAATGGTGGCTTTCACAGTGGATGTTTACACCTTAAGATGGTACCAGAGATTGTTACAATATGACTGCAGTGTTAAAATTCGGGTAGCTCACATGAAGTCAGAATTACTCAAATGTTCTCATTGTGGAATATATAGCTTATTGAAAAAAACTACTGTTGCCTACAGTTAAAATGTAATGGCTTTACTAGTTGTGTTTCTGTACTGATCATGtgtaaataattttatttaaagagaTATTCtggtgatttagtattgcacttccataaataTCAAGGAACAATGGTCAAAAGTGAAGGAGCAGATGCTGAGATTTCTGTCCTTTAAGCCCTAACTGAGACatccctgatgacatcatcagggtaaTTTTGTCAGACATGACGAACCTCCTCCGTaaccacagaagacattatacaactgttttcacaggctgagtagtaccAGATATAAAAAGTACACTGACTTTGATGTTTAAAGTGCCTTTTAAATTCTGCTCAATTCCAACTGGACAAGCTAAATACTGAATGTGAACAATAATACTAGATGATAGGGCATTCCTGGAATAGGCtacctactgtatatattgatAACCTTCATATGATACTTCATCAGGTGTGAGAAGGTAAGGCTAATATGCTAACATATGCTATAAAATTGATGTAAAATGGAACTGAAAATTCAGTTCCATTTTAATTATTCCTTATAGATTTTTTCATCCTGTTATtggtttattttgaaaagcGCGAACGGAAGTACAGTATTTCATCCCCTGTAGCTTGACAGGTGGATGTCGGTCGGTCGGAGGTGACAGAATGTGGACCTACTACAGAAACGGTCTTTTccccaaaaagaagaagaaagtaagTGATGcaaaagacatactgtataattttaATGGTCAGTGATGACTACCACTGACTTGTTATTcgtttaaaaacattttttaatcatgAGTCTGTTGTTAGACACTCCATTATTTTAGAATATTGATAATAATTCTAGTGATATCAGTCACTGTAGGCTGGTGGAGAAAATCTTTCAGCATAATACGCTCATATGTACTGTTGTAGCTTTTTATCAGTCCTCATACAAATATTtgggttttatatttgtatttctcTACACACACTAGTGCCACATTAGTCATGACCATGCAATGTTCAGTCAATGGCAGAGCCCAGTTTGTACTTAATAGATATTGTATAATATTTTAACTTCATGTCTTGCAGGAGGGCAAAGAGGTCTTAACACTTCCAGCCATAAACAACGGGGCAACTTCACTATGTCAGGTGATCTATGTACAAATATTACAgttattgtttttactgtagGAGCTTTGACTGTAGGAAACAAAGAGttcttgagagagagagagcagaatgGCTCCATACCTCAacaatttagtttttaaatacTGCACAGCCTCTACAAACTCAACCTGCCAACGTCTAATATATTCTGTATTCTCCCTCAGGGTTAAATATTTAAGGAGTTACTGTACAGTCAATAATCCTGACATATTGTTTGAAGGATCTGGTCCCTGAATAgcactgtctgtccatctgtccatttCAAAACTTCTGGCCAGATTGCCATTAAATTAACTACATGGATCCAAAAGAATGCACCTTTATTATACaagaaacataaatataaatgggGATATCTccatagaatttttttttttaccatattcATACTCCCTTCAGGATGTACCATTTCCTTTTTGGACACAATGTAAGCTGTctagtttcttctttttctttcttgtgcaACCTTCAGGACAAAATGTCAGCACATAACATCAAAGACAAATGGGCAGATTTATACTAAATTTACTATGGATATTCATGGTCCTAAGTTGTTCtatttttttagccatgctagcaggcTGGCAATGTCAGCTGGTTGTTTGATTGGTGGATCACCAatttggtccagattgaaatatctggACCTGGAAAATTCGTTGATCTCTTGGTTTTACGTTTTGCCCCCAAgagattgacatttttggtACTGTGTCAAAATATCCCATAATATGCTTACTGCTGGGTAGCCATGATATTTAGTCCTGACATTCATGGTCAGGAATGTATAAACTGCAACATCTCTGGTTCAAATCTGTCCGGGTACTTTTGTTGTTATTCCCCATTTGTCTTCCCTGTCGTCTCTATACTGTTGCCTaacttaaaaacacataaaatgccTTCCCCAAAAATCCCCAAAAATCTGAAAACTTGAAGTCATTGTGAGTATTCCATCTGAATTTATTTCACCGCTGTGACACATCCACTGATCATGGTGATTCTATTCCAATGAAATAAATTTCACTATCATAAATACTAGTGTCACTGGGCaaaatctttgttgtttgttctgaCCAACAGTTTCTTATTGTAAGGCGATGTACATTGCATGT
Encoded proteins:
- the rwdd gene encoding RWD domain-containing protein 4; the encoded protein is MTANEDQEMELEALRSIYEGDECFKELSPVSFQFRIGDLEDSKAFILDFSWPETYPETAPQVTLDAFFNNRISSETKQLILSKLEEQVEANLGTAMMYTLFEWAKENQETLMENHKPVVTAVTLTSNSEVMTTPSTAKKKEKKEQLTKAQKRRIINRTDHKGELPRGWNWVDVIKHLSKTGGKDDD